One Aegilops tauschii subsp. strangulata cultivar AL8/78 chromosome 7, Aet v6.0, whole genome shotgun sequence genomic window carries:
- the LOC109746800 gene encoding beta-1,2-xylosyltransferase XYXT1 yields MKVPLPVRSKSFKKSRGASCSLPLLLLIGAVQFLVIGKPFPSLLMDSSRRRAFFNLAEEEFIPEPQVSCDFNDTRSDYCEMAGAIRIRGSTSEVFVMTPRRGTTAGDVVGANATWIAANATSWKMQPYTRKGEARIMNGITAVTVRLADADEAPACEVMHDVPAVVYSNGGYCGNYYHDFNDNIIPLFITTRHLGGEVQLLVKQKQAWWFGKYGEIVGGLTRHEALDLDGDARVHCYRRAFVGLRSHKDLSIDPRRAPNNVSMVDFKRFLMWRYALPREHAIRTDDEVVGGRRPRLLIITRRSRRRFMNLEDIVAAAEELGFEVTASDLMSPPKKQGGEAALVDDGGQARMADASATVNAFDVMLAVHGSGLTNLVFLPMNAVVVQVVPLGRMEGLAMDEYGVPPRDMNMRYIQYNITAEESTLSELYPPGHPVFLDPGPIHKQSWSLVKDIYLGKQDVRLDMARFRPVLQKALDLLR; encoded by the exons ATGAAGGTCCCTCTCCCTGTGAGGAGCAAGAGCTTCAAGAAGAGCAGGGGAGCTTCATGCAGCCTCCCCCTGCTGCTGCTCATCGGGGCCGTCCAGTTCTTGGTGATCG GCAAGCCTTTTCCGTCGCTCTTGATGGATAGCAGCAGGAGGAGGGCCTTCTTCAATCTCGCAG AGGAGGAGTTCATCCCGGAGCCTCAGGTGAGCTGCGACTTCAACGACACGAGATCCGACTACTGCGAGATGGCCGGCGCCATCCGCATCCGCGGGAGCACGTCGGAGGTGTTCGTCATGACCCCTCGCCGCGGCACCACCGCCGGGGACGTCGTCGGCGCCAACGCGACGTGGATCGCCGCCAACGCCACGAGCTGGAAGATGCAGCCGTACACGCGCAAGGGGGAGGCGCGCATCATGAACGGCATCACGGCGGTGACGGTGCGGCTGGCGGACGCCGACGAGGCCCCCGCGTGCGAGGTGATGCACGACGTGCCGGCCGTGGTGTACTCCAACGGCGGCTACTGCGGCAACTACTACCACGACTTCAACGACAACATCATCCCGCTCTTCATCACCACGCGCCACCTGGGCGGCGAGGTGCAGCTGCTGGTGAAGCAGAAGCAGGCGTGGTGGTTCGGCAAGTACGGCGAGATCGTGGGCGGGCTGACGCGGCACGAGGCGCTGGACCTCGACGGCGACGCGCGCGTGCACTGCTACCGCCGCGCCTTCGTGGGGCTGCGCAGCCACAAGGACCTGAGCATCGACCCGCGCCGCGCGCCCAACAACGTGTCCATGGTGGACTTCAAGCGCTTCCTCATGTGGCGGTACGCGCTGCCCCGGGAGCACGCGATCCGGACGGACGACGAGGTGGTCGGCGGGCGGAGGCCGCGGCTGCTGATCATCACGCGGCGGTCGCGGCGGCGGTTCATGAACCTGGAGGACATCGTGGCCGCGGCGGAGGAGCTCGGCTTCGAGGTGACGGCCTCGGACCTGATGTCGCCGCCCAAGAAGCAGGGCGGCGAGGCGGCcctggtggacgacggcgggcaGGCGCGGATGGCGGACGCGTCGGCGACGGTGAACGCGTTCGACGTGATGCTGGCGGTGCACGGGTCCGGGCTGACGAACCTGGTGTTCCTGCCGATGAACGCGGTGGTGGTCCAGGTGGTGCCGCTGGGGCGGATGGAGGGGCTGGCCATGGACGAGTACGGCGTGCCGCCGCGGGACATGAACATGCGCTACATCCAGTACAACATCACGGCGGAGGAGAGCACGCTGTCGGAGCTCTACCCTCCCGGCCACCCGGTGTTCCTCGACCCCGGCCCCATCCACAAGCAGAGCTGGTCGCTCGTCAAGGACATCTACCTCGGCAAGCAGGACGTCCGGCTCGACATGGCCCGCTTCCGGCCCGTGCTCCAGAAGGCGCTCGACCTCCTCCGGTGA